Within the Setaria viridis chromosome 3, Setaria_viridis_v4.0, whole genome shotgun sequence genome, the region CTCGACAGTGTGAAGCGAGAGGCCAGCGACGAAAACGAGGGCCGCGGCATAGCAGAACTCGCCGCCGAAGCCGGTGGATCCCGCAAGGGCATGCGGGCGCAGGACACGCGGACGCATGCCAAGAGCCCGCAGGGAGATACGAGCTGGTCGAGTGACCCCGAAGAGAGGTTCGCCACGGCGAGCAGCTCCGACGTGGGGCTCGAGCCCGCGGAGATGGCGATGGTGCCAGCGACGGAGGCGACGACGGAACACGTCGAGAACGGTGAGTCCGCGCTGACAATCACCACGCGACACGGGGAACACGACGATCGCTCGTCGCTGCAGGCCGCGGCAGAGGCCGAGCTGACCTCGGCGAGGATGGAGCTGGAGACCATCAAAGAAGAGGGCGTCCGGTTCACGAACTCCATGGAACGCAGGCGCAGGGAGACGGCGCGGGTCGCCGAGGAGATCGACCGCCTCGTGGAGCAGGAGAAGAGGGCCAGCGCGCAGGTGCAGCAGCTGAACTCCAAGCTGCTCAGGGCCAGGTCCCGGCTGGACGCCGCCACGTCCGCTGAcgaggcggccgaggcggcgctcgccgagCTGTCGGCCGCGCTGCGGCAGCTGGGCGAGGAGACCGAGGCTGCGGAGAAGGAGAGGGCGCTGACGGAGCTGGAGAACCGGTGCGTCAGGGAAGACGCGGAGGCCGTCGGCGTCGAGATCGCGGCGGCCGAGCTGAGGGTCAGGGAGTCGGTCGAGGAGCTCGAGGCGGCGAGGGCGTCGGAGGCCGCCAAGGCGGAGAAGCTCAGGGCCGTCCTCGACAGCGCGATGCACGCCGTGATGGCGCAGAGTTCTGGGAACGTGACGATCCCCAGTTTCGAGTACGAGTACCTGACCGGCCGCGCCGAGGTCGTCCACGCGGTCGCCGAGAAGAaggtggccgcggcggaggcgtgggTGGAGGCGCTGCGCGCCGGCGAGAAAGAGGTGGTCATGCGGGCTGAGGCGATCGAGAGGGAGATCGGAGAAATGACAGCTCGGAAAGCGGTGGCAGCGGATGATCCTCGTGGAGAAGTGAGTGAACGTGAACCGCGTGTTGGCTTGCAGCGCGCACAGACACGGAGGAGACGAGCACCGAAGGAGAACGAATTGCCCATCAAAGGAAAGAAGACACTGG harbors:
- the LOC117847153 gene encoding uncharacterized protein, which translates into the protein MEMSKMEQNSGESRLGEAMSIFGQSIDVRRPGRSRRRATQKKFSPAVESPAKPSVERLHQRMAVAERERARAESELSRASTMASELERKIEQANATARAHRSELQGTRAGGSGSSRRKKGFMDVEAPGADHAQDQGNSLYVEVMQELDLVKRELRKLQREVKAARNAMPERDAATPTPWVSSSGSRPLDSVKREASDENEGRGIAELAAEAGGSRKGMRAQDTRTHAKSPQGDTSWSSDPEERFATASSSDVGLEPAEMAMVPATEATTEHVENGESALTITTRHGEHDDRSSLQAAAEAELTSARMELETIKEEGVRFTNSMERRRRETARVAEEIDRLVEQEKRASAQVQQLNSKLLRARSRLDAATSADEAAEAALAELSAALRQLGEETEAAEKERALTELENRCVREDAEAVGVEIAAAELRVRESVEELEAARASEAAKAEKLRAVLDSAMHAVMAQSSGNVTIPSFEYEYLTGRAEVVHAVAEKKVAAAEAWVEALRAGEKEVVMRAEAIEREIGEMTARKAVAADDPRGEVSEREPRVGLQRAQTRRRRAPKENELPIKGKKTLASDTRREEM